In the genome of Primulina eburnea isolate SZY01 chromosome 13, ASM2296580v1, whole genome shotgun sequence, the window TGTATTTCAGAAATACATGACATGTGGGTCTGAGACAACCATCCTCATCCGATGGTTTTACAGTACACCCACCACCACCCAAAGAACTTAAATGCTATAAGAAACGCCTTATATTCACCAGACCGCACCCACAAACTCAGTTCAAATCTTCTAGTTCATTTCACACAACGTCATATGTTTCACCAACTGGAGATATAAACATTCTCTTCAAAGTTCAAACGCATAAACAAAATTAACATACATAAGAGTTTGGAAGTTCAGAGAGTAAGACTTACAAGGTCCCCTTCGATCATGTACTTCGAGACTTCCTCACGGAGAGTGGTGAGTTCTTCTTCCGAAAAATCTTTAGTTACCTTATTCTCAAAATTGAGATCAACCAAAATATGCTTGGCAAGGGTACGCCCAATCCCATGAATATACTGCAGGGAGTATTCAACTCTCTTGTTGTTGGGTATCTCCACCCCACCCACACGCGCACATTTTATACTCAACCCACCAATCTAAGCACCAAAAACAATCAAACCAAAGAAATCCAACTACTCAAATCAATTAAAAACCCATGCCCAGTTCATCAATCGTTTGACCACGCAAAAATCGAAACTTTACCTTGGGAAGGGAGGTGGAAAGAGGGAAAGACGGCAAAGTCttggaggaggtggaaatggGATTGGAAATTAGAGATAATGATGGGAGCACAGGTGTTGCTAGCGATGGCGCCATTGTTTTGCAGGACAGGAATATGAAATGGACGACATTTTGTTGGTTGCTCCTTATCCTTTTGGATACGGGGTGGGATACCCACCCGGTTTCTGCCGGTTGGGTCATGCCCGTTTACCAATTAAATGGGTTCAAATCAGGTTGAGCTAACTTATAACTTTCATCTAAAATGAAGGGTAAAATAAGATAACAGATTAAAAAGGTGTTATATTGAtgcttaaaaatatatataagtaatagttgaatacttggatagaatgattaatataaataattattttttaaagagAAGATGAATCCGTATTACAGTAAGTATAAAATTCagcttttaaaaataataatattactattttaaaatccctaataatttttttttaaagcagAATTTTTGTGACAAAAGTTTCTTTATGAGCATATTCTCAATTTCATTTGAACCAAAAGTTCAAAAAACCAAATTAATTAAGTTGATTTTAATGCAAATTACGCAGCTGATGCCGGCCTAGTCCGGTTGTAGATTCAGGCAATACAAATTTTTCGAAACATTGAAATCGATAAAAATGATTCCCACACAGGTAAATATTAGGTAAACCAGCCATACAAAGTCATCAACCATTACGACCTCAAAGCCTAGATAAAACTAGGAACAGTATATGTCAAATTATTAAAGTCGCGACTTAGTCGAAGGTTCTTGTTCTAAACAAAGCCATCCCAGTTCTGGATGGACGGATATATAcacgaaagaaaacaaaagatCAAATATGTGGTAATCGTACTACTTGAGAAAACCACAGCAATTTAGCGTCCAACGATTTGGTTATTCACATGTGCTGATACTCGGGATTGAATGCGAGAGACTCCCGGTAGATCAGCTCCTTCATTTGTTCTTCAGTCAGGGCATGCTGCTCAAAGTCGAAACTAAAAGGAGTTGTGCAAACAGGCTCGTCGCTGATGTCATGGAGCGAATTGAGATACGGATGCGCCAATGCATCTTCAActgaaatcaaaatatattCACAAAACAATCAAAAATGGGCTGCAGCTGAATTCATATTTCTGTGAAATGGTTTAGGGACGGAAAGCTATTAAAAAGACCGTGATGTTGAAGTAACTTATTTGAAGAAACCTACGTTACATATTTCAAGTAAGGGCCGATGCTACCTACCTGTAATCCTTTGTCTGGGATCAAACGTCAGCATTTTCTCAACAAGATCAATTGCAAGAGGGTGCACACGAGAAAACTTTTCAGTAAATGATTGTCGATGGTAGGGAGGCAGTTGCTGTATGTATCTTTTGGCATTTTCATTCAGACATCCCAGCTCAGCCTCAGATGGGGTGCCTATCAGCTGCAAAGCAAATAGGATCCTTGGTCACACTTAGGCACAGGCGCGTGTTGATATTACCATGAGTTGATCATAAACACGTACAAGGTCTAAGAGGACATCTCAAAAGagctattttatttttaaaactaatCTAGCTTAAGGTAGGTAGTGTGACAGCTAAACTAGTATTTCTGATGTTAAATACCCCTTTATACAATTCACAGAAACAATTACCAATCAAAACCATCCCACTAAATTTGGGTGGAGGCAGCACAACATTGGTATACAAAGAAATGTGACATGCATTTTCTTAATTGAAAATCATGGTTCTGGGATGCTCTGATCTATTTGAGACTCCAGGATTAGCCAGAGCCAACTCGGTTTTCTGACTTGTTTTTTCATATAATGTCTTCAGTAAATATAAGAGTAAATCTAGAGTGGGTAAGCTGTAAAAATCTTGACAAAAATGCTCCTCCTTCCTTTGCGTTAGATTTATCACAGAAGGCAACTAATTTACAAAATGAACATATCCTAGGAAAAAACCAATAAACTCAACCGTAAAATTGAACATAGCCATTAAAATCCTcaaaatctcaaaagattttttaaattcaagaGAGATGATCAAAGGAAAAGGATACCTCCATGAGCAGACGTAACTGGTGCACATGATCTCTACCTGGAAATAAGGGCTTGCGCTCCATTAATTCCATGAAGATGCACCCCACTGACCATACATCAATAGCAGCAGTATAATCAGATGAATTTAGCAACAGTTCAGGAGGCCGATACCACCTCGTAACGACATATTCGGTCATAAAATCTGTTTCAGATGTGACTCGTGCCAatccaaaatcacatatctttaGGTCACAATTCGCATTGAGGAGAAGATTGCTCGGTTTCAAATCCCTGTGCAGAACATTTG includes:
- the LOC140810709 gene encoding small ribosomal subunit protein uS13c-like, whose amino-acid sequence is MAPSLATPVLPSLSLISNPISTSSKTLPSFPLSTSLPKIGGLSIKCARVGGVEIPNNKRVEYSLQYIHGIGRTLAKHILVDLNFENKVTKDFSEEELTTLREEVSKYMIEGDLRRFNALAIRRLKEIQCYRGVRHVQGLPCRGQRTKNNCRTLKGKRVAIPGKKKK
- the LOC140808618 gene encoding mitogen-activated protein kinase homolog MMK1-like → MEGGVQPADTVMSDAESQPQPPPPPQPPIDHIPAMLSHGGRFIQYNIFGNIFEVTSKYKAPIMPIGKGAYGIVCSALNSETNEHVAIKKIANAFDNKIDAKRTLREIKLLRHMDHENVVAIRDIIPPPLREAFNDVYIAYELMDTDLYQIIRSNQALSEEHCQYFLYQILRGLKYIHSANVLHRDLKPSNLLLNANCDLKICDFGLARVTSETDFMTEYVVTRWYRPPELLLNSSDYTAAIDVWSVGCIFMELMERKPLFPGRDHVHQLRLLMELIGTPSEAELGCLNENAKRYIQQLPPYHRQSFTEKFSRVHPLAIDLVEKMLTFDPRQRITVEDALAHPYLNSLHDISDEPVCTTPFSFDFEQHALTEEQMKELIYRESLAFNPEYQHM